The following are from one region of the Erwinia billingiae Eb661 genome:
- a CDS encoding glycosyltransferase family 2 protein, which translates to MLTANFSPCVVIPCYNHGAMMASVLARLAPFNLAVFIVDDGSDEATRLQLEPLRNAQVTLIRLAENQGKGAAVMRGLQVAAEAGFSHALQVDADGQHQIEDCPQMLAEARQHPQCLISGQPVYDDSIPKSRLYGRYITHFWVWVETLSFSIRDSMCGFRVYPLAPTLALATRHPIGQRMDFDTEIMVRLYWAGTPSRFIATRVTYPQDGVSHFDALHDNVRISWMHTRLFFGMLPRIPSLLRRPCGEHWAQTKERKGLAGLKFMLWIYRIFGRGIFTLFLWPVIGFYWLSGGPQREASRQWLQTVKTVAAQKNQPLPARMTSFHHFLRFGEAMLQKIASWRGDLRWGKEIDFAAGAEQALAAGQTGGRLILASHLGDIEACRALAQQVSGLVINALVFTDNAERFRQVMDEIAPEASKHVIPVSNIGPETAILLQQKLDAGEWVAIVGDRTAVNRQRGGVRRVIWSNFLGKPAPFPQGPFVLAAALRCPVLLMFALREQGQLKLHCEPFADPLLLPRATRQQALQDAVDRYAARLEHHALIAPLDWFNFFDYWQLPDQPQDKEE; encoded by the coding sequence GTGCTAACGGCAAACTTCTCGCCCTGCGTGGTGATCCCTTGCTACAACCACGGTGCGATGATGGCCTCGGTGCTGGCCAGGCTGGCGCCGTTTAATCTTGCGGTATTTATCGTTGATGACGGCAGTGATGAAGCGACACGCCTCCAGCTTGAGCCATTACGCAACGCGCAGGTGACGTTGATCCGTCTGGCTGAAAACCAGGGCAAGGGCGCGGCGGTGATGCGTGGGCTGCAGGTGGCTGCGGAGGCGGGATTCAGCCATGCGCTGCAGGTAGATGCCGATGGTCAGCACCAGATTGAAGACTGCCCGCAGATGCTGGCTGAAGCCCGGCAGCATCCGCAATGCCTGATTTCGGGCCAGCCGGTGTACGACGATTCAATACCAAAATCCCGCCTGTACGGCCGCTATATCACCCATTTCTGGGTCTGGGTCGAAACGTTGTCGTTCTCAATCAGGGACAGCATGTGCGGATTCCGCGTGTATCCGCTGGCCCCCACGCTGGCACTGGCCACCCGTCATCCCATCGGTCAGCGGATGGATTTCGATACCGAAATCATGGTGCGCCTGTACTGGGCCGGAACCCCAAGCCGCTTTATCGCCACCCGCGTGACCTATCCGCAGGACGGGGTGTCACACTTTGATGCCCTGCACGATAATGTGCGTATCTCGTGGATGCATACCCGGTTGTTCTTCGGCATGTTGCCGCGCATCCCGTCGCTGCTCAGGCGCCCGTGTGGCGAGCATTGGGCGCAGACGAAGGAGCGAAAAGGGCTGGCGGGCCTCAAGTTTATGCTGTGGATCTACCGCATTTTTGGTCGCGGCATCTTTACGCTGTTTCTCTGGCCGGTGATTGGCTTCTACTGGTTAAGCGGCGGCCCGCAGCGCGAGGCTTCACGCCAGTGGTTGCAGACGGTGAAAACGGTTGCGGCGCAAAAAAACCAGCCATTGCCCGCGCGCATGACCAGCTTTCATCATTTCCTGCGCTTCGGCGAGGCGATGCTGCAGAAGATCGCCAGCTGGCGCGGCGATCTGCGCTGGGGCAAAGAGATCGATTTTGCTGCGGGTGCAGAGCAGGCGCTGGCTGCGGGCCAGACTGGCGGCAGACTGATCCTCGCGTCGCATCTCGGTGATATCGAAGCCTGCCGCGCGCTGGCGCAACAGGTCAGCGGGCTGGTGATCAATGCGCTGGTGTTTACCGATAACGCCGAGCGTTTCCGTCAGGTAATGGATGAGATTGCGCCAGAAGCCAGCAAGCATGTGATCCCGGTCAGCAACATTGGCCCTGAGACCGCTATCCTGCTACAGCAGAAGCTGGACGCGGGCGAATGGGTGGCTATCGTTGGCGACCGCACGGCGGTGAACCGTCAGCGCGGCGGCGTAAGACGGGTGATCTGGAGCAACTTCCTTGGCAAGCCGGCCCCGTTTCCGCAGGGGCCCTTTGTGCTGGCTGCCGCACTGCGTTGTCCGGTGCTGCTGATGTTTGCCCTGCGCGAGCAGGGGCAACTGAAGCTGCATTGTGAACCCTTTGCCGATCCGCTGCTGTTGCCCCGGGCCACCCGGCAACAGGCATTGCAGGACGCGGTCGATCGTTATGCCGCCAGGCTGGAGCATCATGCGCTGATCGCGCCGCTGGACTGGTTTAATTTTTTTGATTACTGGCAGCTGCCGGATCAACCGCAAGATAAAGAGGAGTAA
- a CDS encoding acyl-CoA thioesterase — MFNDPRFTVDVELTIPFHDVDAMGVVWHGNYFRYFEIAREKLLGTFNYGYREMKASGYLWPVVDTRVKYRAALTFEQTIRVRATLDEIENRLRINYQIFDAHSGQRTTTGYTIQVAVEEGSHELSFVSPPILFERLGVQP; from the coding sequence GTGTTTAACGACCCGCGTTTTACTGTTGATGTTGAGCTGACCATTCCTTTCCATGATGTGGATGCGATGGGCGTGGTCTGGCACGGCAACTATTTCCGTTATTTTGAGATTGCCCGCGAAAAACTGCTCGGCACGTTCAACTACGGCTACCGCGAAATGAAAGCCTCCGGCTATCTGTGGCCGGTGGTGGATACCCGGGTGAAATACCGCGCGGCGCTGACCTTTGAGCAGACCATCCGCGTGCGCGCCACGCTGGACGAGATTGAAAACCGCCTGCGGATTAACTACCAGATTTTCGATGCCCACAGCGGCCAGCGGACCACCACCGGCTACACCATTCAGGTGGCGGTGGAAGAGGGCAGCCATGAGCTGAGCTTTGTCTCGCCGCCGATTTTGTTTGAGCGCCTGGGAGTGCAGCCATGA
- a CDS encoding outer membrane lipoprotein carrier protein LolA, which translates to MKSLLAGLLLLSAAAQAVTLDDLQQRFASQPVVRADFSQLREIKGMAQPLKSSGELLIAQDKGLWWHQAKPFPLTLVLDDKRMVQVMNGQAPQIITADSNPQMFQFNHLMRALFQADRQVLEQNFSLDFSDLGQQKWQLVLTPKTSPLDKLFNTITLQGAEYLDVIKLNDRQGDNTDITLSHQRLTPASLTDEEQKRFDF; encoded by the coding sequence ATGAAGTCTCTGCTTGCGGGACTGCTGTTACTCAGCGCCGCCGCTCAGGCCGTCACGCTGGACGATTTACAGCAGCGTTTCGCCAGCCAGCCGGTGGTGCGGGCGGACTTCAGCCAGCTGCGTGAAATCAAAGGGATGGCGCAACCGCTGAAATCCAGCGGTGAACTGCTGATCGCGCAGGATAAAGGGCTGTGGTGGCATCAGGCCAAACCGTTCCCGCTGACGCTGGTGCTGGATGACAAGCGCATGGTGCAGGTGATGAACGGCCAGGCGCCGCAGATTATCACCGCCGACAGCAATCCGCAGATGTTCCAGTTTAACCATCTGATGCGGGCGCTATTCCAGGCCGATCGCCAGGTACTGGAGCAGAATTTTTCGCTGGACTTCAGCGATCTCGGCCAGCAGAAATGGCAGCTGGTGCTGACGCCGAAAACCTCGCCGCTGGATAAACTGTTCAACACCATCACCCTGCAGGGCGCGGAGTATCTGGATGTGATTAAGCTGAACGATCGTCAGGGTGACAACACCGACATCACGCTGAGTCACCAGCGCCTGACGCCTGCCAGCCTGACCGATGAAGAGCAGAAGCGTTTTGATTTCTAA